Proteins encoded by one window of Etheostoma spectabile isolate EspeVRDwgs_2016 unplaced genomic scaffold, UIUC_Espe_1.0 scaffold00018818, whole genome shotgun sequence:
- the LOC116682606 gene encoding protein furry homolog-like — translation MTGSDRLRFICDDVEVLMSPPPCSPSSSNNSAYIACKEPARGTFSGGSIKYTSIDRYCGPNTGNVHIIADLYAEVIGVLTQSKFQAVRKKFITELKELRLKEQSPYVVQSIISLIMGMKFFRVKMYPVEDFEASFQFMQVN, via the exons ATGACTGGCTCTGATAGGTTGAGGTTCATCTGCGATGATGTTGAGGTGCTGATGTCACCGCCACCATGCTCCCCATCTTCATCCAACAACTCAGCATACATAGCGTGTAAGGAGCCAGCTCGTGGTACTTTCTCTGGGGGCTCG ATAAAATATACTTCAATTGACAGGTACTGTGGCCCCAACACTGGCAATGTACACATCATCGCAGACCTGTATGCTGAGGTCATTGGAGTCCTTACACAGTCAAA GTTTCAAGCAGTGAGGAAGAAGTTCATCACAGAACTGAAGGAGCTCAGGCTAAAAGAGCAGAGTCCCTATGTGGTCCAGAGCATCATCAGTCTCATCATGGGCATGAAGTTCTTCCGGGTGAAAATGTATCCTGTGGAGGATTTTGAGGCTTCTTTTCAGTTCATGCAGGtaaattaa